The DNA sequence gtatgtaggtgggatgaaaagccgatgatcaattgaaaattttgacctttcgtattggagatatggattttttcccaaaacaacaaaaaaaaaaaggtcttttgggaaaaaatccatatcttcaatatgaaaggtcaaaattttcaattgaccgtcggcttttcctcccagctacatacactttaagaatatatcattagatttatataatttacttcgaggactgttatatatcaaaatttgaaaaatattaaatttttataatttgtcataaaatttgtattatattgtgattttcaaaaaatgaaaattatttgatatcagaaaaacatgcttcgtattcagaatgcaattcgataggtctgaggtgctctcatgtccctcaaaaaatactgtcgaaacgcaataaacgctcattctggaTCCCTTAACATGTACATTCTCAATAGTATCATTGCCATTTTACGCAAGAATATTAGTAGTTTCTTCAccttaaagggggtactacacccatggccaattttgtgcctatttttgcatttttctcaaaaattatagcgcattggtgacaagtaacatatgtatattttaggggcaaggactacaactatactGCTGGTGATAACGCCTTCACTTCCTTTGGTCCTCGAATTTGGAACAACCTCCCATGCAACATCAGGGAGGCCCAAACACTGGCCAGCTTCAAACAGCTTttaaaaacccatctttttccaatttgatccatttcttgttattgctatttctttctttgttttctcttattgtaatgcgcctagagctaaaattgtataggcgcaatataaatcgatatatgtatgtatgtatgtatgtatgtactgcactgaaaattcagcaactcaaggcaagtagttattaatttattgatcaactACCCGgtaatggttttccctcatttttgaatgtaactccacaacagttgtctgtgctaaaataaaatttccagtgcagtagttgtagtccttgcccctataatatacatattttacttgccaccaatgcgctaacatttttgagaaaaatgcaaaaatagacacaaaattgggcaggggtgtagtacccccttaatgctttCGACTCCCATTGGGTCTATTTCCATCTGTTTTTCTTTTGATTGTAATACGTTATTTCATTTTGCTTTTTGATGTTTTtaccgaatttgtaaaataaaataacttaAAAATACGATAATATACTAATCCTTCCGTATGTCCCATTTCAGATTCCATAATGGAGTCAATGAAATTATCGGACACGTTGATAGTTGTGGTGAGCGTAGTCCCTACATTATGTGTCCTCGCCATAATCATCGGCATCATAGTCTACGTCTACTGTAGGAGGAAATCGGCAAAggcaaggaaagaaaaagaacgcTCCCAGGTCCAGTCTCCATTTCATGCAGATAAAAAGAAAAATGATCTGTACACGGTATGTATCTGATTCAGATTTTTGATGTTGCCATTCTAAGAGTCATCCGTATGTGGTGGCACCCCCGGGGTGACACCGTGATTTATTTCCTGGGTCAAGGGGAAGAGCGGAGAAAGGTGAACCCGGGGGAGTCCGTCGAAATTTGGAAAATATTgagattttcagtgatttttattCGGACTGATGGGGGGAAAACCAGGGGAAAACCCTAGTTTGTGCATTACAAACAGTTTTTTACAGATAGATGATCATTTTGTATACAAATAGTATAATGTACACGCTCATATTGGGTAACAATTGACCAAGGACATTTCCGTACTTGGATAATTCTGTATTTgggaaatacaaacaaaaaaaaccaaagagGAAAGAGATCATGAGCAAAATGATAGGGTACATTTCATTGGTACAACTACTAATACATTTTTATTACCGAGATAAACCAATCAAATTAAAGCTATAAGAAAAATTcctttgaaattttagcaaattaTATCAGTCCAATAAAATCCTATCATGCTGTTGCTGATCGGGCAGAAAGAGGTttgaaactcatttttgacccaGTGTTGTAACTTTTCCTTTACATAGAAAAAGACGACACCCAGCGATTACAATCTGGCTAGAGACAACAGTATGAAGAGCAGGGCCAAGAGTGTTGAATTCACCTACTTCGATGAATCAGGAGAAATAGAGGAAATTGTGGGATATAATGACGAAGATTTAAAACGTCATGAAGGAACAAATGGCGACACTACTCGCACAGACATTTATGTGAACCAAACTCCAGATGACAATGGTAACTTACGCCCATCGCAGATTCAGGGACATTTGAACTTGGGGTTAGAGGGTGAGGTTGATGGGGGAGTATATCGTGGAGAGATTCAGAATGAGAGACATTTGAAATCTGGTGATGACAACACAACAGTAGAGGGCTACTTACGGATGTCAACGGCTACTGATGCTAGTGACGCTGACGAATATGTCATACCAGATATCCCTGGGGATGATGTTGTTTATGTCAAACCAGATCCTCCAGACCGCGTGGAATATGTCAATGATCCTAATAAAAAAGCCTATGTAAATGAAGCCTTCTTGGAATCGAAAAATCAAGACTTTGTCGAAGAAGGAGATTATATGGAGCCTTCTCATCATGAATATAATGATGACGGTTATATCGGACCAGACCCATCGTCCAAATCAGAGACATCTAGGCCGGTGTCTTCAGACTATGCCTATGCAGACCTCCGCAAGGAAATATCTTATGCAAAGGACGAACATTCTTATATCAATGCGCAAAGAAACTAAGGGATTTTCATTTCTACCAGTTGTCTTCGATAGATTTTCTGTTTTGAAATCAAACACCGGGAGGGTCTTCAAAACTTGTTGACTTTCTAATGCTGAATTTCACTCTACctattttttgctgtttttgcaattcgccagcgaagtggtttaCATatctccctggtaactggatcacacaccttttggaattgatagtacatgcatagactttgtgttgcgatcatttcgatcatggtgcagaactcaaaagcgtgatcgcgttgacatggtgataatcggattacacgtaacacttcgctggcgaattgggGGGCTTTGGTCGTCATTTAAAACCACCCAtctatataccaaaatcgctgaaagttaccccaaaccgtggcacatccccatacaccttcaaccagggtggaccacagaggatgatttaagcacttcccaccacgccactgtgttgacttgcggttagcacagctgtgtgagtgaacatgacaccactgctcgcacattgcattgacgggcagggttaaatttgaatttcgactgatatatttacaataaaaacgcattcaaaatgctagtcgatttcacattttatgttacctacagaaggtgtgaattatcctttatgcatacatcacttttgttctgaaatcgaccaagtaataatgacacacgcacaattcttaaacaacatcttttgcacagaattcaatgggatttgaaaagtaaagtggcagttgaaactctagtgataacacgtttgcagtgcatgatggggcttccttaaatcatcctctgggtggaCCAGAAGGGTTTTTGCTTCAGTCTCATCGGAAAGCCAAGTACAAACCTGAGCCAGCATGTCCAAAGTATGTGGAGCATTATAACCGAAATTATATCGAGAACAACCCGTAATCCTAgcattcaaattaatattttaagaTCAGCTGCGGAATGTCGGTTTATATGTACCTAATTACGGTCAAGAATGATCATGACTTTGTCATGaaggccacatgtcacaggggaagttgcccaaagttgtcaaaattctccaaaaatgcctgaaattttgcaacatttttaatGATACGTAAAGTTCCCCGAAGCTGCGTAAGATTGTCATGACCTGTTTGTGCTGCATTGGAAAATTGTGGACAATTTTATGAAATCCGCGCCCACTTTACGCTGCTTGCGCGGAAGCGGAAGCAATTTTGAGTAATCTGAgcatcttttcagcaactttaagcAATTTTATGAAACTTACCGCAAtttccagtggcgtaccgtggccgctcctaccccggggggttgaaggaaattcaatagagagcttgcgaaatgacgttacgttaactttaactttaacttctagaggattatagaggattatgtattcaaaaccaagataaccaagatgggtttgaatacataatcctctagaagttaaagttaaagttaacgtaacgtcatttcgcaagctctctagtgttgccgccccttcctcaacagcccgaaaaggttgacccatttttttttcggtcgtttgaaaaagtgaagagcgcCCTAAAAggaacacattttgatgtatagtacaattttttcaaatttttttatacttagcaacattttttccgcccttttaagttttatatttactaattcttgccgccccttcttcttccgccgccccttcgttttgccgccccttcttcttccgccgaccctcccccccaaaaaaaatacgcgcatgatttcgaggaagttttaagcaaaactttgaataactttgtactattttgaccatttttgaccactttgggcaacttcccctgtgacatggcaCATGGGGCCTTCATGAGCACGTACTTATTTGTCCTGTATAAGGAGAACCCTTGTCGTGGTTCTTAAAAGGAATTAAGAAAGTCTTTTTTGTCACTCTGAGGAACATTTGCTGGTTCTTCAAAGAGCATACATAGCCTGTAATGGTTCTCTACAGGGTTCTTGAATtctcagtaaccatggtaacctttTAACGCCCTCTTGGAAACTTTTTTTCTAAGAAGGATAATTATTCATGCACTTGATAAAAATTTTGTATCAGGCCCCCCCCATACAAGTGTTTGTACTGCTGTAGATTTTGATTGTACAAGTGTGTTAATAATGGTAGCAGATGTACTTTGGCGTAAAACGTCTGTATGGAGCTGTATGGTCAGAGGAAAAAAACGTCAGCCGTGTTGGGATTGTACCGTACATAGTCTCGGTGACGGAGGGTGACGGAGGACCACAAGCCGGCTGGGAATGAAACAAACGAgactataccgtaaaacctcgtttacaagcataaagagtgcttttgatgaaagcttaattaacccagacgccatccatcgacaaaatgataatattttggagtttgaacaaattaattaccgatacaagcataccggtatacaaacaagtactattgtaggaccaatctattgtattggcatatttacgtcTGTCtcgtattaaagccatattataacattttcaaacaaaatagattagcatttctttgccataaaatgttagcttttactgtcagatatatcccttttatttttgagccgaacaactacggcaaagcagagaaaattggaatttactaccagcgcacatgtcgccaatacgtaccactccttcggtcatgttgtggtacgaccctttgttgtgtatatcaccgtcccgcacgccgtgtacatactgtgtgttatgaacatcgtgtatgcattcgactaataattccatcgtaataaataAAGCGCcggatccggcgttttattcaaaatctcggattttgacaaaactacagcacctagagtcttgatttttgcagggtatattggtttaataaagtacaatttaatcgtgtaaaaaatggaattttaaaaattcagtgagggcgtcttcctcagcaaatgttataatatggctttaatttagctttcatcaaaaacactctaaatTATgcgtgtagacgaggttttacggtatatgatgtGCTCAAAACTAGGTTATATGGTACCGTATATTTACTAATAAACacgcttaacatgcttaatgcaTGGCTATACTAAATCCGTGTAATCAAGATAATTTAAGAGTGACTAAGCTAATTATCAATGTGACATAGTTATACCCTTTCTTTTACAAATGTGATGATAGTGATAGGACACTTCTATTGATACGAAAATGCAATGAAATTGTAACTTTTGAAGGTGTAATAAGTACTATGTAAGCATGTATACGGCAATAGTTTCTACGTGAGTTTCTATTGTCTTTCCTTGGCGACCAATAAATTCATCATATTATAACAATATACTATTGGTCATAACAGTACCATTATGACTActgggatgaggttgtcaatctgTCATTCACCTGacccctttaagggatctggaatgagcgtttcgatagtatttttgtgggacatgagagcacatcagacattatgaattgcattctgaatacgaagaatgtctttctgatatcaaaaaaaaaaacaatgttaaATCATCTAGGGCTATTGGAAATGTAACTGCTATTATTTGAGACATGActcagattttgttgattttattaaaTCAAAAATTACTGAGTTTAAAAATATCCATAGTCAATCTCCTGCAAACCCAAACATCATTTGGGACAGTTTGAAATGTGTCATTACAGGCCATTGTATTGAATATACCAGCAGAAAGAATAAGGAACGAAATCAAGTAAAGTCTAATCTTCTAAAAGAAATTGACAAAGTGAGAAAGGACATTTCTGAATTTTCTAATATCAATAATGATGTTAGTCTTGATGTCTTGGTTGAACGACTTAGTTCTCTGGAAAGtgatttaaataatattattgatcaaGAGATTGCTGGGCTAGTTGTCAGATCTAGATTAAAGTGGGTTGAGCATGGTGAAAAGAGTACCAGATATTTCTGCAATCTTGAGAAGCGCTCCTCAGAGAAAAAGGTCATCCGGAatcttatgaaggaaaacggtaccATTCAAACTGATCCTGTTAACATTTTGAAAGACCTTCATGGTTTTTATGATGATCTTTATACTTCTCGCTCTACTACAGCATCAGACCAAGCTGCAAGTACTTTTCTTGATCAGCTTGAAATTCCTCAGCTGTCTGAAGAAAGTAAAGAGAATTTGAATAGACCTGTTACAAAAGCTGAACTGCTTttgaatttgaaatctttgtgccATAACGAAGCACCAGGTTTAGATGGCCTCCCAGTGGAGTTTTACATCGTCTTTTTAATGATATTGCTGATATGTTAATTGCATCTTTTAATTTTTCCTTTGAACAAGGCCTTTTGTCTCTTTCCCAAAGAAATGGTGTTGTTACTTTGCTTCCTAAAAGGACCGTGAtcctatttttgttaaaatttaccGTCCTATTTCCTTATTGACGACTGATTATAAGCTTATTGCAAAGACCATGGCTAATCGTCTCAAACTCGTTCTTCAGGATCTTATTCATGATGATCAAACTGGTTTCATGAAGGGTAGGAATATAGGTTGTAACATTCGTAAcattattgatttgattgaatATTCCGATATGAATAATATCCCAGGGTCTATTGTCTTGTTAGATATAGAAAAGGCTTTCGACAGCGTTGAACACAGTTTCTTATTTCAGGTTTTAAGTCGGTTTAATCTTGGGGATAATTTTATTCAGTGGGTCAAAACTTTACAATTGCCGGAAAAGTTATGTTATCAATAATGGTTTTCTCAGCAATCCTATTGACATGTCTCGTGGAATTTTTCAAGGCtgtcctatttcaccctttttgttCCTTTTTGCCATTGAAATTTTGGCTATCGCAGTTCGCAGTAATGAAAAAATCACAGGTCTTAAAGTGGGTAACatagaaaagaaaattaatttgCTGGCTGATGATACCACATGTTTCTTACAAGGGATTTAGAATCTTTCCAATTTCTCTTCAACATCCTTGATAAATTTGCTTCCTTTTCAGGTTGCAAAATCAATATGTCAAAATCTGAGGCCATTCATATTGGCAGCTTAAAAGGTTCTGATTTCCATCCTTTTGAAGATATTGGGCTGAAGTGGAAGACAAACACCTTTAAAACCTTAGGTGTTAATTTTTCTCTTAATACACATGCTCTTTTTGAGCTCAACTTTACCCTAAACTTCATCAAATTGAGCAAACACTCAATTGCTGGAGGAGTAGATATTTATCTCTCTTGGGCAAAGTTACAGTTGTAAAATCCCTGTTGTTACCCCAGCTCTTGTATCTCTTTTCTGTTCTTTGTATAAACATTCCAAAAAGTTTTTTCAAGAAACTGAATAGTATGTTTTATAAATTCATTTGGAATGGAGGGAATGACAGAGTTAAGAGGGATGTCATgtgtaatgattatgataatGGTGGTCTTCGGATGATTGACCTTCTTGTGTTCTCACAGGCTCAAAAATTTGTGTGGGTTAAGCAGCTGCTTGATCCTAAttattctagtttttggaaatcCCTTGAACTttctgttttatcttctttttatcCAGATTATACTGTCTTGTTGAAGGCAGATGCTCCAGATTGTGTTTTAAATACCCTGTCAAATTGTCAGCTAATTGAGACTATCAAATTATGGTATTTATACAAATGCAAGATGAAGGAAAAATTAAACTGGTCTGATTTCCATCTCCAGGACCCAATTTGGTGGAATAAAGATGTTCGGTTAAAAACAAAAAGTTTTTCTTTTACCCTACTTGGGATGAAAAAGGGATCCATTGCATTTCAGATCTTTATATGGGTCACAATTTAGTTaaaacctttgaagatttggttttagaatttgatatttccattaaagacaggagaaaatacaattatttaatgAATGGGATTTATTTGGATTGGTTCCAGAACCCTAAGAacattcaagaaaacatttttgatactaTTTCTGCTTCGCTTTTAGATGCAGAGAAGGTTTCAAAACATGCCTACTCAACTCTTAGGAACCAAGCCACTGTTGAAGCTGAAAACAAATGGGTTGATTGCCTCGATGTGTTTGATGAAATTGAatggaactgtgtgcatagtagcaattttaaatgtactattgaaacccagttacgatctttttattttaaagttttcatagggcaatttgtacaaataattttcttcacagaattggtagggtggattcacccaattgttacttttgtaatgaattgcccagaaacaattttgcatttattttgtgaatgcaagaatgtgtctcccatgtgggatgaactatgtttttatatcaacagtgtcactggggattcttttacattttccaaatttgataaaatgtttggtatcagggatacctcagaacatgacctgtgtattaatttcctttttctgtgccttaaattttacattcataagtgcagatttaaacagactaaccttagtttcaatgcttttctgaatttggtcaaattgaagcagaaaattgagtataaaattgctgaaagtaaaggtaaactgcggctccatttcaaaaaatggaccattgatcttgaagcatcttaaattgttgtccttttcttcaattattttctaactgattatggcaggatcaagatgggtgtaaccaagtaatgtgtgcacttgtttgacacaagactggtgcttgtgttttgtttgtaagagtgaatgttctctttgtccatcgtctttgtctcttttgtgattgtcctttgtacctgttcttaaaaatgttgactataatattatgttttaattcatgatcgttgggaactggtggcccattgtgtatgttttttctccctccaccagttccaagaacagggaataaaaaacttcaacaaaaaaattgaaattcacgatataatacaaattttatgacaaattattaaaatttgatatttttcacattttggatatatagcagtcctcgaagtaaattttataaatctaatgatatattcttaaagtgtatgtagctgggaggaaaagccgacgatcaattgaacattttgacctttcatattgaagatacggatttttttccccaaaagacctattttttgttgttgttttggggaaaaaatccatatcttcaatacgaaaggtcaacattttcgattgatcgtcggcttttcatcacacctatacatacactttaagtataaatcatcagatttattaagtttatttcgagtattgttaaatatcaaaaatatcaattagagaataaaggataGGATTTCATTGtctagagaataaaagataggattttaggcaaaagacaaaatcctatcttttattttttaatcatttgccataaaatgtgtattacattgcgaatttcaaaaatctaaattatttgatatcagaaggacattcttcgtattcagaatgcaattcgatatgtctgatgtgctctaatgtcccacaataaatactgtccaaacgttcataccccatcccttataAGGAACGGGTACAattgtgataaaagcatgggaGTTTCCACACATTATAAAAcacatggtccaaagtttattttaagatatggaggccttttggatttgacccctatTGACCGTAAGAGGACACAAAAGGTCACACGggggtaaaaaattgaaaaacctcCAATCTTGTCgacagatacaccaaattatttgtttgatcacatcacaaggatttcaaaaatgtatagtttgtgctatctacgacttatcgttatagagttattctacaaaaacctcatttttaggtACAAACAGCATGTTTTTGGTTGCACatgggtaaaaatttcaacttgctccgattttgccaaaattggTGCAAGCGGTTGTTTGTCTTGACATAAGAACCAAGTAACAGTAAATAGTACTTCTACCATCTAAAATGTACTCTTTACTTGTTATTTGCAGTAGAAGTCAACAATCAACAGGTATGGCCAGCCAATGGCATTTAACATTTTCAACCTCTAAGTAGGTTAACACAGAAGATATACAAAACTAATCTTTTTCTGATTCGTGTCAGCTAAATGGACAATTTGCCaccatattttgtcaaaatcggagcaagttgaaattGTTACCCACAACCAAAATGtgccatttttaccccattttttagtttgtagatagcacaaactatagatttttatcacatttttacccctgtgtgaccttttcgtgacctctagaggtcactaggggtcaaatctgaaatgcctctacatcttaaaataaattttggaccatgtacttcatgtgtggactctctcttttatcacaaagtgcacaatgattcagcTTAGCAGCTGTTCTATGAATATACAGCCGAAAACGATTTATCACTATTTTGGGcctctttttgattgaatattcaatcgggcaatttaagaaAGTAAAGCTTTAAAGGCTAAAAGCTGCTGAATTATATTAGGGGTGCGTTGTATATAGTCCTAAAACACCATCTCGGGAATGTTGCTAATAGATCAATTTAATGTCATAtcaagaaataaaaattcctttaaaaaaggaatggggcgcccaaattatgtgagcttggacgtgatatggtgaattccatggcatggtgtttagatttggtcctgggatttggtatcataatgatttttttctagggaagagtagaagatgatcaaatgcaagacaaatgtgtttgattggggaaggtgtatcacaggaccgttttggatgaaataaattgaatcggaatgaagctgtcgtgtcaatttgcgattatgaggggggggggagttcaattttggggcatattgtagtgatgatattgctttggatattgaatattgttgaatttcgttatgcaggggtatatgatggatagtatagaagaggatctacccctatgttgaccaaaagaaaagtttttatgaatgtataacgtctgtgatacatatacatcataacgtctgtgatacatatacatcatctacttgctaatacactgaaaatctaatagagatgaaggataaaagacaattacagaacattcattcttcaaaagtagctatatgggtatacaatgtttacaagataagaacgttaatgttttgtacatgaacgtaacatctttgatacatagttgttaacacactaaaaatctgactagagatttacaatttgatgatatccaaaagaatacttactaacttagcattgaagaattaaaataattacagaactttcatttgttaacatacacgtagcaatgattaacaatgttgaaaatacaaacgtaacgttttgttcataaacataacatcctcgacacatctaggatccgcataatttgttgattaatgtcataaacagtcacaaaagatttatggtctgatcattttatcattttaaggggacccgatattgcatttggaagaaccaggcttttcaattactatcaaaactgctgggtaccaaactttttgatacagcttgtatagtaatttgttctaatttccatgcaaaaggagccagttgtttcatccttaaaacaaataggctacaccataatttccaattaccccatgcagatagataagaccttggtaagataagcgtgttaattgttatgtcactatcactatcttgatcttgataagatgcctgactttgaaactttgggtacaaaaactcatactctgcaagttaggtcaaattttgcactatgattgtttatttgagcttattggactatgccattcagattaggctattgtaatccaaagtgttggtcaccgtctatcgggttctaagaggcggtaaactggttacaaaggtcaaagtggttacaaaggtcaaaggtctcgatttatttggtgtttttacaaatccattaattttgtcttttaaacaaagaatatacgcacaccattttatcctgtgcataacagaaaacaataataaaataaaatccaagcatattgtggatttatttctgagcaagggcataattttagcaaaatagcacaacaattgcggagtaaatctagtaagactgaaattagaagctactcacaagtacatgccaatattgtgggacgcctccgtagagggcgccccaaaaatcactttttgataCACTGCGAATCCCCAACTTTGGTTGAGATGAATTGTTTTTGAGAAGGATCGCAACGACATCAGGAAAACCGCGAAGAGATCCGCAGTCCAAAATCAACACCATGCAGGGATACGAACTATCTCCAGTATAATAACTGTTTGCCGAGATAagagaaaccaactggcaactctagtagaagaacatctaataaaaattcctttaaaaaaggaatggggcgcccaaattatgtgagcttggacgtgatatggtgaattccatggcatggtgtttagatttggtcccggggatttggtatcataatgattttttctagggaagagtagaagatgatcaaatgcaagacaaatgtgtttgattggggaaggtgtatcacaggaccgttttggatgaaataaattgaattggaatgaagctgtcgtgtcaatttgcgattatgtggggtggggagttcaattttggggcatattgtagtgatgatattgctttggatattgaatattgttgaatttcgttatgcagggggtatatgatggatagtatagaagaggatctaccctatgttgaccaaaagaaaagtttttatgaatgtataacgtctgtgatacatatacatcataacgtctgtgatacatatacatcatctacttgctaatacactgaaaatctaatagagatgaaggataaaagacaattacagaacattcattcttcaaaagtagctatatgggtatacaatgtttacaagataagaacgttaatgttttgtacatgaacgtaa is a window from the Amphiura filiformis chromosome 12, Afil_fr2py, whole genome shotgun sequence genome containing:
- the LOC140165651 gene encoding uncharacterized protein gives rise to the protein MESMKLSDTLIVVVSVVPTLCVLAIIIGIIVYVYCRRKSAKARKEKERSQVQSPFHADKKKNDLYTKKTTPSDYNLARDNSMKSRAKSVEFTYFDESGEIEEIVGYNDEDLKRHEGTNGDTTRTDIYVNQTPDDNGNLRPSQIQGHLNLGLEGEVDGGVYRGEIQNERHLKSGDDNTTVEGYLRMSTATDASDADEYVIPDIPGDDVVYVKPDPPDRVEYVNDPNKKAYVNEAFLESKNQDFVEEGDYMEPSHHEYNDDGYIGPDPSSKSETSRPVSSDYAYADLRKEISYAKDEHSYINAQRN